In the genome of Tannockella kyphosi, one region contains:
- a CDS encoding helix-turn-helix domain-containing protein: protein MLSENIKTIRKSKGLSQEELAIKLNVVRQTISKWEKGLSVPDSETLVTMSEVLEIPVSTMFGETIAEEREGDLKVISEKLEVINLQLSQKSVRSRKLVHWIFISVCAIIVAIFVILYFLDSSYLGWNYSKPDLAVAGTILHGIEWLFVRIAPIALIGSIVGIILTRKKS from the coding sequence AGGACTTTCACAAGAAGAACTTGCTATTAAGTTGAATGTCGTACGACAAACTATTTCAAAATGGGAAAAAGGATTATCAGTTCCAGATTCTGAAACGTTAGTAACTATGTCAGAAGTTCTTGAAATTCCAGTAAGCACAATGTTTGGTGAAACTATAGCAGAAGAAAGAGAAGGTGATCTCAAAGTAATTTCAGAAAAATTAGAGGTTATTAACTTACAGTTGTCACAAAAAAGTGTAAGAAGCAGAAAACTAGTTCACTGGATATTTATTTCGGTGTGTGCAATTATTGTAGCAATTTTTGTGATTTTATATTTCTTAGATAGTTCTTATTTGGGATGGAATTATAGTAAGCCTGATTTAGCTGTTGCAGGAACAATTTTACACGGCATTGAATGGTTATTTGTAAGAATTGCACCAATTGCATTAATTGGGTCGATTGTTGGTATAATTCTAACTCGCAAAAAATCATAG